A single Brevundimonas sp. M20 DNA region contains:
- a CDS encoding Gfo/Idh/MocA family protein, with protein sequence MTVQTTPLKIGVAGVGVMGRNHARVLSDVRDVTVAAVFDPDAATAEGVASLYGATAFTTAEDFVNAGLDAAVVATPNRYHADLSVALLEKGVHVLVEKPIAATVADAQRMIDAAKANGRVLMVGQVERFNPAVEAVKRAIQGEDVISIQITRVGPFPPRMGEVGVVIDLAVHDIDIIRHLTDSEIVEVQPQLARTKAEREDTALLQFRLENGVIAHITTNWVTPYKTRTLQVATKGKFVVADLMTRQVTEYFGQQPDGSYSTRGVMSWPNEPLKKELEAFAHAIRTGETPAVTGEDGLRNLEVALRCLGEG encoded by the coding sequence ATGACCGTCCAGACCACCCCGCTCAAGATCGGCGTCGCCGGAGTCGGCGTCATGGGCCGCAACCACGCCCGCGTCCTGTCGGACGTTCGTGACGTCACCGTCGCCGCCGTCTTCGATCCGGACGCCGCCACGGCCGAGGGCGTCGCGAGCCTGTACGGCGCGACCGCCTTCACCACGGCGGAGGACTTCGTCAACGCGGGTCTGGACGCCGCCGTCGTCGCCACCCCGAACCGCTACCACGCCGACCTGTCGGTTGCCCTGCTCGAGAAGGGCGTCCACGTCCTGGTCGAGAAGCCCATCGCCGCCACCGTCGCCGACGCCCAGCGGATGATCGACGCCGCCAAAGCCAACGGCCGCGTGCTGATGGTCGGTCAGGTCGAGCGCTTCAACCCCGCCGTCGAGGCCGTGAAGCGCGCCATCCAGGGCGAGGACGTCATCTCCATCCAGATCACCCGCGTCGGCCCCTTCCCGCCGCGCATGGGCGAGGTGGGCGTGGTCATCGATCTGGCGGTGCACGACATCGACATCATCCGCCACCTGACCGACAGCGAGATCGTCGAGGTCCAGCCGCAACTGGCCCGCACCAAGGCCGAGCGCGAGGACACCGCCCTGCTCCAGTTCCGGCTGGAAAACGGGGTGATCGCCCACATCACCACCAACTGGGTCACGCCCTACAAGACCCGCACCCTGCAGGTCGCCACCAAGGGCAAGTTCGTGGTCGCCGACCTGATGACCCGTCAGGTCACCGAGTATTTCGGCCAGCAGCCGGACGGCAGCTACTCCACGCGCGGCGTGATGAGCTGGCCGAACGAGCCCCTGAAGAAGGAGCTGGAAGCCTTCGCCCACGCCATCCGCACCGGCGAGACCCCGGCGGTCACCGGCGAGGACGGGCTGCGCAACCTTGAGGTCGCGCTGCGCTGCCTGGGCGAGGGCTGA
- a CDS encoding DegT/DnrJ/EryC1/StrS aminotransferase family protein, translating into MSIPFIDLQAQRLRLAGKIEAAVQEAVVGGAWVMGPQVRQFEADLAAFGQAKHALGCANGTDALVLPLMAWGVGAGDAVFCPSFTFTATAEIVPWTNAEPVFVDVDPVTYNIDPVKLEAAIEGIKAEGRLTPRVVIAVDLFGQPADYPAIKAICDRHGLKLISDSAQGFGCTVNGDHPIKWADVTTTSFFPAKPLGCYGDGGAVLTNDDDLAQEMDSYRVHGKVVAKDLTAGADAFEHDPKYLAMRIGMNSRLDTIQAAILIEKLKVFGEEIEWRNRIAARYNEGLRPHVGAVPDVPAGNVSNWAQYTIEHDDRDGLIAHLKEQGVPTAVYYPVPMHMQPAYRHFPQGAGGLPVTERLKDRVLSLPMHSDLDEATQDRIIAAVASFKG; encoded by the coding sequence ATGAGCATTCCCTTCATCGACCTTCAGGCCCAGCGCCTGCGTCTGGCCGGCAAGATCGAGGCCGCCGTTCAGGAGGCTGTCGTCGGCGGCGCCTGGGTCATGGGCCCGCAGGTCCGCCAGTTCGAGGCTGATCTGGCCGCCTTTGGTCAGGCGAAGCACGCGCTGGGCTGCGCCAACGGCACGGACGCCCTGGTCCTGCCGCTGATGGCCTGGGGCGTGGGCGCCGGTGACGCTGTCTTCTGCCCCAGCTTCACCTTCACGGCGACGGCCGAGATCGTGCCCTGGACCAATGCGGAGCCGGTCTTCGTGGACGTCGACCCGGTCACCTACAACATCGACCCGGTGAAGCTGGAAGCCGCCATCGAGGGCATCAAGGCCGAGGGCCGCCTGACCCCGCGCGTGGTCATCGCTGTCGATCTGTTCGGCCAGCCCGCCGACTATCCGGCCATCAAGGCGATCTGCGACAGGCATGGCCTGAAGCTGATCTCGGATTCGGCCCAGGGCTTCGGCTGCACCGTCAACGGCGACCACCCGATCAAATGGGCCGATGTCACCACCACCAGCTTCTTCCCGGCCAAGCCGCTGGGTTGCTACGGCGACGGCGGCGCGGTGCTGACCAATGACGACGATCTGGCGCAGGAGATGGATTCCTACCGTGTCCACGGCAAGGTGGTCGCCAAGGACCTGACCGCCGGGGCCGACGCCTTCGAGCACGATCCGAAATACCTGGCCATGCGCATCGGCATGAACAGCCGCCTGGACACCATTCAGGCCGCGATCCTGATCGAGAAGCTGAAGGTCTTCGGCGAGGAGATCGAGTGGCGCAACCGCATCGCCGCCCGCTACAACGAAGGCCTGCGTCCCCACGTCGGCGCGGTGCCGGACGTGCCGGCCGGAAACGTCTCCAACTGGGCCCAGTACACGATCGAGCACGATGACCGCGACGGCCTGATCGCCCATCTGAAAGAACAGGGCGTGCCCACCGCCGTCTACTATCCGGTGCCGATGCACATGCAGCCGGCCTACAGGCACTTCCCGCAGGGCGCGGGCGGTCTGCCGGTCACGGAGCGCCTGAAGGACCGGGTTCTCAGCCTGCCGATGCATTCGGATCTGGACGAAGCGACCCAGGACCGCATCATCGCCGCCGTCGCATCGTTCAAGGGCTGA
- a CDS encoding alpha/beta fold hydrolase, protein MSQSFVDRRWTSADGLSLYARDYAPAGGPAKLPVICIHGLTRNSKDFEVIAPLIAQSGRRVLAIDVRGRGLSDEAQDPMTYQPATYAQDVLALLAQTGIERAVFVGTSMGGLITMALAAIRSKVIAGAIINDVGPEVAKEGLARIAAYSGQPVDTPTWADAAAYAKRINAVAFPRYTDADWDAFARRIFREGTEGAPVLNYDPDIAVPIKAAGAKALVPNLWPMFGRLTRGRQVLLVRGQTSDLLSESIAAKMRKRAPKMDFVEVPGVGHAPMLDEPEARAAIFPFLNELP, encoded by the coding sequence ATGAGCCAGTCCTTCGTTGATCGCCGCTGGACCAGCGCTGACGGCCTCAGCCTATATGCCCGCGACTACGCCCCGGCGGGCGGGCCGGCGAAGCTGCCGGTGATCTGCATTCACGGCCTGACCCGCAATTCCAAGGATTTCGAGGTCATCGCTCCTCTGATCGCCCAGAGCGGGCGGCGGGTGCTGGCCATCGACGTGCGCGGGCGCGGCCTGTCGGACGAGGCCCAGGATCCGATGACCTATCAGCCGGCCACCTATGCCCAGGATGTGCTGGCTCTGCTGGCGCAGACCGGAATCGAGCGCGCGGTTTTTGTCGGCACCTCCATGGGCGGGCTGATCACCATGGCGCTGGCCGCCATCCGTTCGAAAGTGATCGCGGGCGCCATCATCAATGACGTCGGTCCCGAGGTGGCCAAGGAAGGGCTGGCGCGTATTGCCGCCTATTCAGGCCAGCCGGTGGACACCCCGACCTGGGCCGATGCCGCCGCCTATGCGAAGCGGATCAACGCGGTCGCCTTCCCACGCTATACGGACGCCGACTGGGACGCCTTCGCCCGCCGCATCTTCCGTGAGGGGACGGAAGGGGCGCCGGTGCTGAACTACGATCCGGACATCGCCGTGCCGATCAAGGCGGCGGGGGCCAAGGCGCTGGTCCCGAACCTGTGGCCGATGTTCGGCCGGCTGACCCGCGGCCGTCAGGTGCTGCTGGTGCGCGGCCAGACATCGGACCTGCTGAGCGAGAGCATCGCGGCCAAGATGCGCAAGCGTGCGCCCAAGATGGACTTCGTCGAGGTGCCGGGCGTGGGACACGCTCCGATGCTGGACGAGCCCGAGGCGCGGGCGGCGATTTTCCCCTTCCTGAACGAACTGCCCTAG
- a CDS encoding NAD(+) synthase, with protein sequence MSKRPLKDRALAETSAFHRPANHGFVRVAAATPVVHTADPAANADEHIALIRQAAGQGVDLIVFPELSLSGYAIDDLLLQTALLDEVERQVDRIVQTIKDLKIIAVVGAPVRHEQRLYNAAVVIADGWIWGVVPKTYLPNYREYYEKRWFSPASPELNPGGGTHFAGYYAAFGTHLIFSVEDRPDLSFGVEICEDYWAPLPPSTRLALAGARVLLNLSASNVVIGKSVDRAMLSSSQSARAMAAYVFTASGWGESTTDLAWDGQATIHELGAKLAEGERFALESHLTVADIDLDRIAQERMRTGTFADCVRREIKPGDYIEVAIREQGLGQATGDLVRPLDRFPFVPDDPARLDQDCYEAFNIQVQGLMRRLQATGSKTLVIGVSGGLDSTQALLVACRAFDRLGLPRTGILGFTMPGFATSDSTKSNAWALMKALGVTGEEIDIRPAAERMLADIKHPYADGEPVHDITFENVQAGLRTDYLFRLANHNGGLVLGTGDLSELALGWATYGVGDHMSHYNVNGGVAKTLIRHLIRWVAAKEHDGETVRVLHAILDTEISPELVPARDGKIQSTEATVGPYALNDFFLFYITRFGMTPSRVAFLAHQAWKDASTGHWPEGTPEDEKVEYDLPTIKNWLRKFLHRFFQTSQFKRSAVPNGPKVVTGGSLSPRGDWRAPSDATAKVWIDELETNVPG encoded by the coding sequence ATGAGCAAAAGACCCCTGAAGGATCGCGCCTTGGCCGAGACATCCGCCTTCCACCGCCCCGCCAACCACGGCTTCGTCCGCGTCGCCGCCGCCACCCCGGTGGTGCACACCGCCGACCCGGCGGCCAATGCTGACGAACACATCGCCCTGATCCGTCAGGCGGCCGGACAAGGGGTGGACCTGATCGTCTTTCCCGAGCTGTCCCTCAGCGGCTACGCCATTGACGACCTGCTGCTCCAGACGGCGCTGCTCGATGAGGTCGAACGGCAGGTCGACCGGATCGTGCAGACGATCAAGGATCTCAAGATCATCGCTGTCGTCGGCGCGCCGGTGCGTCACGAGCAGCGGCTTTACAACGCCGCCGTGGTCATCGCCGACGGCTGGATCTGGGGCGTGGTTCCCAAGACCTATCTGCCCAATTACCGGGAGTACTACGAGAAGCGCTGGTTCTCACCGGCTTCGCCAGAACTGAACCCAGGCGGCGGGACCCATTTCGCGGGCTATTACGCCGCCTTCGGCACCCACCTCATCTTCAGCGTTGAGGATCGTCCCGACCTGAGCTTCGGCGTGGAGATCTGCGAGGATTACTGGGCCCCGCTGCCGCCCTCGACGCGTCTGGCGCTCGCGGGCGCGCGCGTCCTGCTCAACCTGTCAGCCTCCAATGTCGTCATCGGCAAGTCCGTTGACCGCGCCATGCTCAGCTCCAGCCAGTCGGCTCGCGCCATGGCGGCCTATGTGTTCACCGCCTCGGGCTGGGGCGAGAGCACCACCGACCTGGCCTGGGATGGGCAGGCCACCATCCACGAACTGGGCGCCAAACTGGCCGAGGGCGAACGCTTCGCCCTGGAAAGCCACCTGACCGTCGCCGACATCGACCTGGACCGGATTGCGCAGGAGCGCATGCGCACCGGCACCTTCGCCGATTGCGTCCGGCGGGAGATCAAACCCGGCGACTACATCGAGGTGGCGATCCGTGAACAGGGCCTCGGTCAGGCGACCGGGGACCTTGTCCGCCCCCTCGACCGCTTCCCCTTCGTGCCCGACGACCCGGCGCGGCTGGATCAGGACTGCTACGAGGCGTTCAACATCCAGGTCCAGGGCCTGATGCGGCGGCTGCAGGCGACGGGGTCGAAGACCCTCGTCATCGGCGTCTCGGGCGGGCTCGATTCCACACAGGCGCTGTTGGTCGCCTGCCGCGCCTTCGACCGGCTGGGGCTGCCGCGCACCGGCATCCTCGGCTTCACGATGCCCGGCTTCGCCACCTCGGACAGCACCAAGTCAAACGCCTGGGCCCTGATGAAGGCGCTGGGCGTCACCGGCGAAGAGATCGATATCCGCCCCGCCGCCGAGCGCATGCTGGCCGACATCAAACACCCTTACGCCGACGGCGAACCGGTCCACGACATCACCTTCGAGAATGTGCAGGCGGGCCTGAGGACCGACTATCTGTTCCGCCTCGCCAACCACAACGGCGGCCTGGTGCTGGGCACCGGCGACCTGTCGGAACTGGCGCTGGGCTGGGCCACCTATGGCGTCGGCGACCATATGAGCCACTACAACGTCAACGGTGGCGTGGCGAAGACCCTGATCCGGCACCTGATCCGCTGGGTCGCGGCCAAGGAACATGACGGCGAAACGGTTCGCGTGCTGCACGCCATCCTGGACACCGAGATCTCGCCCGAGCTGGTCCCGGCCAGGGACGGCAAGATCCAGTCGACCGAGGCGACCGTCGGTCCCTATGCCCTGAACGACTTCTTCCTGTTCTACATCACCCGCTTCGGGATGACCCCGTCCAGGGTGGCCTTCCTGGCCCATCAGGCCTGGAAGGATGCGTCGACCGGCCACTGGCCCGAGGGCACGCCGGAGGATGAGAAGGTCGAATACGACCTGCCGACCATCAAGAACTGGCTGCGAAAATTCCTGCACCGCTTCTTTCAGACCAGCCAGTTCAAGCGCTCGGCCGTGCCGAACGGGCCCAAGGTCGTCACCGGCGGCTCTCTGTCGCCGCGCGGCGACTGGCGCGCGCCGTCCGACGCGACGGCCAAGGTCTGGATCGATGAGCTGGAGACGAACGTTCCCGGCTAG
- a CDS encoding inner membrane-spanning protein YciB, giving the protein MTEVTERRGSSIRQAVDFGALVAFLAAYAFMRFVLKQDSTQAMLHATWVLVGASFVALAVGWIVERRLAPLPLLTGGFALVFGVLTLVFHDPKLLQIKITVQNALLAVVLLGSLPLGRYPFKYLLGSALKITDAGWRGLTLRYGLYFAAVAIVNELVRSPVVVEAALQALKRPPADPYDVWMAFRGGLWMASAAFGIWQVFFIMKHLIKDEETVEPVSPDTGL; this is encoded by the coding sequence ATGACCGAAGTCACTGAACGTCGGGGCTCCAGCATTCGTCAGGCCGTCGATTTCGGCGCGCTCGTCGCCTTCCTGGCCGCCTATGCCTTTATGCGGTTCGTGCTTAAGCAGGACAGCACCCAGGCGATGCTGCACGCGACCTGGGTTCTGGTCGGAGCCTCGTTTGTCGCCCTGGCGGTCGGCTGGATCGTCGAGCGGCGACTGGCGCCCTTGCCGCTGCTCACCGGCGGCTTCGCCCTAGTGTTCGGCGTGCTGACGCTGGTGTTTCACGATCCGAAGTTGCTGCAGATCAAGATCACGGTGCAGAACGCGCTGCTCGCGGTGGTGCTGCTGGGTTCGTTGCCGCTGGGCCGGTATCCGTTCAAATATCTTCTGGGTTCAGCCCTGAAGATCACCGACGCGGGCTGGCGTGGGCTGACGCTCCGCTACGGCCTGTATTTCGCCGCCGTCGCGATCGTGAACGAGCTGGTGCGCAGTCCGGTGGTGGTCGAGGCCGCGCTGCAGGCGTTGAAACGTCCGCCGGCGGATCCCTATGATGTCTGGATGGCCTTCCGGGGCGGACTTTGGATGGCTTCGGCCGCCTTCGGCATCTGGCAGGTGTTCTTCATCATGAAGCACCTGATCAAGGATGAAGAGACCGTAGAGCCGGTATCGCCCGACACCGGGCTTTGA
- a CDS encoding threonine/serine dehydratase, with amino-acid sequence MTHTASFEGVRDAARQLLGHAVRTPLIESPALNAHLGGRVLLKAENLQQAGAFKFRGAYNRISRLTADELTRGVVAYSSGNHAQAVACAAKMMGTSAIIVMPADSPKVKVEGVIGFGGEVRLYDRYTESREDIGEEIARTRGSVLVRPFDDPFVIEGQGTTGLEIVEQAEVVGAKIDQLLCGASGGGLIAGINLSMGALLPDVPVIGIEPRDYNDTQLSMAAGERLTHAPAHGTICDALMTDRPGELTFPINRRLSHVETVSDAEVADAVRYAFRVLKLVVEPGGAVSLAALLAGKVEAKDRTTAVVLSGGNVDPSLFSEIIEGRFEGK; translated from the coding sequence ATGACCCACACAGCCTCTTTTGAAGGCGTCCGCGACGCCGCCCGCCAGCTTCTCGGCCATGCGGTTCGCACCCCCCTGATCGAAAGCCCGGCGCTGAACGCGCATCTGGGCGGACGGGTCCTGCTCAAGGCCGAGAACCTGCAGCAGGCGGGGGCGTTCAAATTCCGTGGGGCCTATAATCGGATCAGCCGTCTGACGGCCGATGAACTGACGCGGGGCGTCGTCGCCTATTCGTCCGGCAACCACGCCCAGGCGGTGGCTTGCGCGGCGAAAATGATGGGGACCAGCGCCATCATCGTCATGCCCGCCGACAGTCCGAAGGTGAAGGTCGAGGGCGTGATCGGCTTCGGCGGCGAGGTGCGCCTGTACGACCGCTACACCGAAAGCCGCGAGGACATCGGCGAGGAGATCGCCCGCACGCGCGGCAGCGTTCTGGTCCGGCCCTTCGACGATCCCTTCGTCATCGAAGGTCAGGGCACGACCGGGCTGGAGATCGTGGAACAGGCCGAGGTGGTCGGGGCGAAGATCGACCAGCTGCTGTGCGGCGCCTCGGGCGGCGGTCTGATCGCCGGCATCAATCTGTCGATGGGCGCGCTGCTGCCGGACGTTCCGGTCATCGGCATCGAACCGCGCGACTACAACGACACCCAGCTGTCGATGGCAGCGGGCGAACGTCTGACCCACGCCCCGGCCCACGGCACCATCTGCGACGCCCTGATGACCGACCGTCCGGGCGAGCTGACCTTCCCGATCAACCGCCGCCTGTCGCACGTCGAGACCGTGTCGGACGCCGAGGTGGCCGACGCCGTGCGCTACGCCTTCCGGGTGCTGAAGCTGGTGGTCGAACCCGGCGGCGCGGTGTCGCTGGCCGCCTTGCTGGCCGGCAAGGTTGAGGCGAAGGACCGGACGACGGCGGTGGTCCTGTCCGGCGGCAACGTAGACCCGTCCCTGTTCAGCGAGATCATCGAGGGCCGGTTCGAGGGGAAATGA
- the ftsY gene encoding signal recognition particle-docking protein FtsY, which produces MTDTPKKGWFSRLTEGLSRSSKQMTEQVVATFVKEPLSDKALEQLEEHLLESDLGPAATDRIVERFRELRFSAGANEREVKEALAEAVAAELINHEARYEPLAGQKPFVTLFVGVNGSGKTTTLGKIASDLTAQGAKVMIVACDTFRAAAREQLKVWAERAGATFESRRDGADAAGLAFDAYTRAKAEGFDVVLIDTAGRLQNKSALMDELLKIVRVLKKIDADAPHETLLVLDATVGRNALEQEKIFGRTAYVSGVVMTKLDGTARGGVLVPVAQASDAPIKLIGVGEGVEDLQPFDARAFSRSLVGLED; this is translated from the coding sequence ATGACCGATACGCCCAAAAAAGGCTGGTTCTCGCGCCTGACCGAAGGCCTGAGCCGTTCCTCCAAGCAGATGACCGAACAGGTCGTCGCCACGTTCGTGAAGGAGCCGCTCAGCGACAAGGCGCTGGAACAGCTGGAAGAGCATCTGCTGGAGAGCGATCTGGGGCCGGCGGCGACCGACCGGATCGTGGAGCGGTTCCGCGAGCTGCGCTTCTCCGCCGGGGCGAATGAGCGGGAGGTCAAGGAAGCGCTGGCCGAGGCCGTGGCCGCCGAGCTGATCAATCACGAGGCCCGTTACGAGCCGCTGGCCGGTCAGAAGCCCTTCGTGACCCTGTTCGTGGGGGTGAACGGCTCGGGCAAGACGACGACCCTGGGCAAGATCGCCTCGGACCTGACGGCGCAGGGCGCCAAGGTGATGATCGTGGCCTGCGACACCTTCCGCGCCGCCGCGCGTGAACAGCTGAAGGTCTGGGCCGAGCGGGCCGGAGCCACCTTCGAGAGCCGCCGCGACGGCGCCGACGCCGCCGGTCTGGCCTTCGACGCCTACACCCGCGCCAAGGCGGAAGGGTTCGATGTCGTGCTGATCGACACCGCCGGCCGGCTGCAGAACAAGTCGGCCCTGATGGACGAACTGCTGAAGATCGTTCGCGTGCTGAAGAAGATTGATGCGGACGCCCCGCACGAGACCCTGCTGGTGCTGGACGCCACGGTCGGCCGCAATGCGCTGGAACAGGAAAAGATCTTCGGCCGGACGGCCTATGTGTCGGGCGTGGTGATGACCAAGCTGGACGGCACCGCGCGTGGCGGGGTGCTGGTGCCGGTGGCGCAGGCCTCGGACGCTCCGATCAAGCTGATCGGCGTCGGCGAAGGGGTCGAGGACCTGCAACCTTTCGATGCCCGTGCGTTCTCGCGCTCGCTGGTCGGACTGGAGGACTGA
- the glpK gene encoding glycerol kinase GlpK, with amino-acid sequence MKSLILAIDQGTTSTRAIAFGCTEDGGLRPVAVSQIELEQHFPHPGWVEHDAAEIWAATLQTCREVVRKAGGIGRFAAIGITNQRETSVIWDVATGEPLHRAIVWQDRRTAAATAKLAGAGHEPEVQAATGLILDPYFSASKFAWLLDHVPGSRERVRAGEIKLGTIESWLIWKLTGGASHVTDATNASRTSLMDLRARQWRHDLAELFNVPMEGLPEIRGCADHLGDSEPSLLGAALPIHGAAGDQQAALVGHGALKAGDAKITYGTGAFLVANVGAEPVPSTTRLLGTLGYDAQGTAAWALEGSIFSAGSAIQWLRDGLKVISESRQSEAMAQGLKDNGGVYLVPGFTGLGAPWWEPDARGTIVGLTRDSGPAHMVRAALESLAYQTRDLLDALAKDGAPKLSVLKVDGGVTANAFAMQFVADICDVTVERPAFQEMTALGAAKLAALGCGLIDTLDAASAEAPAVWRPRMSVEDRERLLKGWRGAVKAAIIAAQ; translated from the coding sequence ATGAAAAGCCTCATCCTCGCTATCGATCAGGGCACCACCTCGACCCGCGCCATCGCGTTCGGCTGCACCGAGGATGGCGGCCTGCGCCCCGTGGCGGTCAGCCAGATCGAGCTGGAGCAGCATTTCCCGCATCCCGGCTGGGTCGAGCATGACGCCGCCGAGATCTGGGCCGCGACCCTGCAGACCTGTCGCGAGGTGGTGCGCAAGGCGGGCGGGATCGGTCGGTTCGCCGCCATCGGCATCACCAACCAGCGCGAGACCTCGGTGATCTGGGACGTCGCCACGGGCGAGCCCCTGCATCGCGCCATCGTCTGGCAGGATCGCCGCACAGCCGCCGCCACCGCGAAGCTGGCCGGCGCCGGACATGAGCCGGAGGTGCAGGCCGCGACCGGTCTGATCCTCGATCCGTATTTCTCGGCCTCGAAATTCGCCTGGCTGCTGGACCACGTTCCGGGCTCGCGCGAGCGGGTGCGGGCCGGCGAGATCAAGCTGGGCACCATCGAGAGCTGGCTGATCTGGAAGCTCACTGGCGGCGCCAGCCACGTCACCGACGCCACCAATGCCTCGCGCACCTCCCTGATGGACCTGCGCGCCCGCCAATGGCGGCATGATCTGGCGGAACTGTTCAATGTCCCGATGGAGGGACTTCCGGAAATCCGGGGCTGCGCCGACCATCTGGGCGACAGCGAGCCGTCGCTGCTGGGCGCGGCCCTGCCGATCCACGGGGCGGCAGGCGATCAGCAGGCCGCACTGGTGGGACATGGCGCCCTCAAGGCCGGGGACGCCAAGATCACCTATGGCACCGGGGCGTTTCTGGTCGCCAATGTCGGGGCCGAGCCGGTGCCGTCGACAACCCGCCTGCTGGGCACATTGGGTTATGACGCGCAGGGGACGGCGGCCTGGGCGCTGGAGGGCTCCATTTTCTCGGCCGGGTCGGCGATCCAGTGGCTGCGCGACGGGCTGAAGGTGATCTCGGAATCGCGCCAGTCCGAGGCCATGGCGCAGGGGCTGAAGGACAACGGCGGCGTCTATCTGGTTCCCGGCTTCACCGGTCTGGGCGCGCCCTGGTGGGAGCCGGACGCGCGCGGAACCATCGTCGGCCTGACCCGGGACAGCGGCCCGGCCCATATGGTGCGGGCGGCGCTGGAATCCCTCGCCTACCAGACCCGCGACCTGCTGGATGCGCTGGCGAAGGACGGGGCGCCGAAGCTGTCCGTGCTGAAGGTCGACGGCGGGGTCACCGCCAACGCCTTCGCCATGCAGTTCGTGGCCGATATCTGCGATGTCACGGTGGAGAGACCCGCGTTTCAGGAGATGACGGCGCTGGGCGCGGCCAAGCTGGCGGCGCTGGGGTGCGGCCTGATCGACACGCTTGACGCAGCGTCCGCCGAGGCTCCGGCCGTCTGGCGCCCCCGCATGTCCGTCGAAGACCGCGAGCGACTGCTGAAGGGCTGGCGCGGCGCGGTGAAGGCCGCCATCATCGCCGCGCAATGA
- a CDS encoding HAD-IIIA family hydrolase produces MSTGHPAVFLDRDGVLIEDTGYPHLEAQLRMMPGAAEAVRRLNRLGYLCVIVTNQSGVARGLFTEQQMHAFNDLIVRKLALGGGRIGAIYACPYHSEGRVEAYIHPDHPDRKPNPGMILKAIAEHNIDPAKSFMIGDQPSDMEAAKRAGIPGFRFEGGNLDDFVRELLGH; encoded by the coding sequence ATGTCGACCGGCCATCCCGCTGTATTTCTCGACCGCGACGGCGTTCTGATCGAGGACACGGGCTACCCCCACCTCGAAGCACAGCTTCGCATGATGCCCGGCGCCGCCGAGGCCGTGCGTCGGCTGAACCGTCTCGGCTATCTGTGCGTGATCGTGACCAACCAGTCCGGCGTCGCGCGGGGTCTGTTCACCGAACAGCAGATGCACGCCTTCAACGATCTGATCGTGCGCAAGCTGGCGCTCGGGGGCGGGCGTATCGGCGCCATCTATGCCTGTCCGTATCACTCGGAGGGGCGGGTCGAGGCCTATATCCATCCCGACCATCCGGACCGGAAGCCCAATCCGGGCATGATCCTGAAGGCCATCGCCGAGCACAATATCGATCCGGCGAAGAGCTTCATGATCGGCGACCAGCCGTCGGACATGGAGGCTGCGAAACGCGCGGGCATCCCCGGCTTCCGCTTCGAGGGCGGCAATCTGGACGACTTCGTCCGCGAACTCCTCGGCCACTGA
- a CDS encoding MaoC family dehydratase, translated as MPKPSELQSLVGTEIGVSRWFLVDQAKIDAFADTTEDWQFIHVNPELAKQTPFGGTIAHGFLTLSLASAMSYDCVKPLDGVVMGVNYGFDKLRFIAPVPAGSKIRGRFKLLSAEDKGGGRWLIKHELTVEIEGGEKPALIAEWLGMQMVGGA; from the coding sequence ATGCCCAAGCCGTCAGAATTGCAGTCGCTCGTCGGGACCGAAATCGGGGTCTCGCGCTGGTTCCTGGTCGATCAGGCGAAGATCGACGCCTTCGCCGACACCACCGAGGACTGGCAGTTCATCCATGTGAACCCCGAACTGGCGAAGCAGACACCCTTCGGCGGGACCATCGCGCACGGCTTCCTGACCCTCAGCCTCGCCTCGGCCATGTCCTATGACTGCGTGAAGCCGCTGGACGGGGTGGTGATGGGCGTCAACTACGGCTTCGACAAGCTGCGCTTTATCGCCCCCGTGCCCGCCGGATCGAAAATCCGCGGTCGCTTCAAGCTGCTGTCCGCCGAGGACAAGGGCGGCGGCCGCTGGCTGATCAAGCACGAACTGACCGTCGAGATCGAAGGCGGCGAAAAGCCCGCCCTGATCGCCGAATGGCTGGGGATGCAAATGGTGGGCGGGGCTTAA